The proteins below come from a single Marinobacter bohaiensis genomic window:
- a CDS encoding DMT family transporter → MSEQALRLRGFMIVGLGVLLLSPDALLVKSTSVSSEVFLFWRGLLLALSFAVIHSVRYGRELLPAMRACGRRGFYCGLAFAGSTLGFVTGMKHTAAGNVLVILNTAPVIAALLAWLIWRERLPLRTWVLILVCVSGATLMALGEMGKGQPLGLLMAGLAAFSLASNLAVARSRPQADMSLMLIFGALLICGAAALFGGMQWPGWPDFGFIVLLCIGFLPAASILIQTGPRYLPAAEVSLFLLLETVIGSLLVWLFLDELPGPLAFAGGAIILSALAINGVIERRRQRRVATLATTDLS, encoded by the coding sequence ATGTCAGAACAGGCCCTCCGATTGCGAGGCTTTATGATCGTCGGGCTGGGCGTGCTGCTGCTCTCGCCCGACGCGCTGCTGGTCAAATCCACCAGTGTGTCGTCGGAGGTGTTCCTGTTCTGGCGTGGCCTGCTGCTGGCGCTCAGTTTTGCGGTGATCCACAGCGTTCGCTACGGCCGGGAGCTGTTGCCCGCCATGCGCGCCTGCGGCCGGCGCGGGTTCTACTGCGGCCTGGCCTTCGCCGGCAGTACCCTGGGCTTCGTGACCGGTATGAAACACACCGCCGCCGGCAACGTGCTGGTGATTCTCAACACCGCGCCGGTCATCGCCGCGCTGCTGGCCTGGCTGATCTGGCGCGAGCGTCTGCCGCTGCGCACCTGGGTGCTGATCCTGGTGTGCGTGTCCGGGGCCACCCTGATGGCGCTGGGAGAGATGGGCAAGGGCCAGCCGCTGGGGCTGCTGATGGCGGGGTTGGCGGCGTTTTCACTGGCTTCCAACCTGGCGGTGGCCCGCTCGCGACCGCAGGCGGACATGAGTCTGATGCTGATTTTCGGTGCCTTGCTGATCTGCGGGGCCGCGGCGCTGTTCGGCGGCATGCAGTGGCCCGGTTGGCCGGACTTCGGGTTCATCGTCCTGCTGTGCATCGGTTTCCTGCCCGCGGCCAGCATTCTGATCCAGACCGGGCCGCGTTATCTGCCGGCGGCTGAAGTCAGCCTGTTCCTGCTGCTGGAGACGGTGATTGGCTCGCTGCTGGTGTGGCTATTCCTCGATGAATTGCCCGGCCCGCTGGCCTTCGCCGGCGGCGCCATCATCCTCTCCGCCCTGGCCATCAACGGTGTTATCGAGCGGCGTCGCCAGCGCCGGGTGGCGACCCTGGCCACGACCGACCTCAGCTGA
- a CDS encoding amidase produces MKVSDYLQFDAVGLADLVRRKKVTAREVLNAAIQRAETVNPAINAICLPQFSDAMKASVPEGGAFAGVPFLLKDLAQEQAGKPCSYGSRALRDQVPEQDSAYVRRAKAAGLVIMGRTATPELGLKAVTESRLWGATRNPWDLRLTPGGSSGGSGAAVAAGIVPMAGANDGGGSIRIPAAYNGLFGLKPSRGRVSAGPGMGEHWNGASTDLVVSRSVRDSAVMLDCLAGAEPGDPFRIPPPEWPYADCVRQAPRPLRIGVFTESPYGSDVAPECVEAVEATARTLLELGHHVEYARPGVDGRDLARSYLGQYFGEVSAMMDQAREQYGARDRDFELETRLLGMLGRTLPVPEYVRLRQQWNDFARALGAFFEGFDLYLCPTTGQMPARIGELDTPGHLQAASRLMLLLRAGRLVHRSGMVDDLAMESLARTPFTQLANLTGTPAMSMPLHWTAEGLPVGVHFGAAHGGEGVLFGLAGQLEAALPWWHHYERLAELGRGERAAG; encoded by the coding sequence ATGAAAGTCAGCGATTACTTGCAGTTCGACGCCGTCGGACTGGCGGATCTGGTGCGCCGCAAGAAAGTCACCGCCCGCGAGGTCTTGAACGCCGCGATCCAGCGCGCCGAGACCGTCAATCCGGCCATCAACGCCATCTGCCTGCCGCAGTTCAGCGATGCCATGAAAGCGTCGGTGCCGGAGGGTGGGGCGTTTGCCGGTGTGCCTTTCCTGCTCAAGGATCTGGCCCAGGAGCAGGCGGGCAAACCCTGCAGCTACGGCAGTCGCGCCCTGCGCGATCAGGTACCGGAGCAGGATTCGGCCTATGTGCGGCGTGCCAAGGCGGCGGGGCTGGTCATCATGGGGCGCACGGCGACGCCCGAGCTGGGCCTGAAGGCGGTCACCGAGTCGCGCCTCTGGGGGGCGACCCGTAACCCCTGGGATCTTCGGCTGACGCCGGGCGGCTCCAGCGGCGGCTCCGGCGCGGCGGTGGCGGCGGGTATTGTCCCCATGGCCGGGGCCAATGACGGCGGCGGCTCGATCCGCATCCCCGCCGCCTACAACGGCCTGTTCGGTCTCAAACCGTCGCGCGGCCGGGTCTCTGCGGGTCCGGGCATGGGCGAGCACTGGAATGGCGCTTCCACCGATCTGGTGGTCAGCCGCAGCGTGCGGGACAGTGCGGTGATGCTGGACTGCCTGGCGGGCGCCGAGCCCGGCGACCCCTTCCGGATTCCTCCGCCTGAATGGCCGTATGCCGACTGCGTTCGGCAGGCGCCGAGACCGCTGCGCATTGGTGTGTTCACCGAGTCGCCCTATGGCAGCGACGTCGCGCCGGAGTGCGTCGAGGCGGTGGAAGCGACGGCCCGCACCCTGCTGGAACTGGGGCATCACGTGGAATACGCCCGCCCCGGGGTCGATGGCCGCGACCTGGCGCGCAGCTATCTGGGGCAGTATTTCGGGGAGGTCTCGGCCATGATGGACCAGGCCCGGGAACAGTACGGCGCCCGCGACCGGGATTTCGAGCTGGAAACCCGACTGCTGGGCATGCTCGGCCGGACCCTGCCGGTGCCGGAATACGTCCGCCTGCGCCAGCAATGGAACGATTTTGCCCGCGCCCTGGGGGCGTTCTTCGAAGGTTTCGATCTCTACCTGTGCCCCACCACCGGCCAGATGCCGGCCCGCATTGGCGAGCTGGACACACCGGGCCACTTGCAGGCGGCCAGTCGCCTGATGCTGTTGCTTCGGGCCGGCCGCCTGGTGCACCGCAGCGGGATGGTCGACGACCTGGCGATGGAGAGCCTGGCGCGTACGCCGTTCACCCAGTTGGCCAACCTGACGGGCACGCCGGCGATGTCGATGCCCCTGCACTGGACCGCCGAGGGCTTGCCGGTGGGCGTGCATTTCGGGGCCGCGCACGGGGGCGAGGGCGTATT
- a CDS encoding sulfite exporter TauE/SafE family protein: protein MELLSLPDALSLPLALALFATSAVTSMITASLGAGGGAMLLALMALWLPPAAIIPVHGLIQLGSNAGRASLTWRHIDWKLILAFLPGVLLGAGLGALVLVHLPPAIWELTIALFILYLCWGPALPRAILGPAGTFAAAVATTFLTLFVGATGPLVGAFVKQVHGDRFRTVSTFASAMTLQHTAKAVVFGLAGFALGEWLPFILGMILCGFVGTWLGLHVLQRLSNRRFQFFFNLLLTALALRLLWQAAQTAGWIS, encoded by the coding sequence TTGGAGCTGCTGTCCCTGCCCGATGCCCTGAGCCTGCCCCTGGCGCTCGCCCTGTTCGCCACCTCCGCCGTGACCTCCATGATCACCGCCAGCCTCGGTGCCGGCGGCGGCGCCATGCTGCTGGCCCTGATGGCGCTATGGTTGCCGCCCGCCGCCATCATCCCGGTGCACGGGCTGATCCAGTTGGGCTCCAACGCGGGCCGCGCCAGCCTGACCTGGCGCCATATCGACTGGAAGCTGATCCTGGCCTTCCTCCCCGGCGTGTTGCTGGGCGCCGGCCTCGGGGCGCTGGTACTGGTGCACCTGCCGCCGGCGATCTGGGAACTGACCATCGCCCTGTTCATTCTCTACCTGTGCTGGGGGCCGGCGCTGCCCCGGGCCATCCTGGGGCCGGCGGGCACCTTCGCCGCAGCGGTGGCAACCACCTTCCTGACCCTGTTTGTGGGCGCCACCGGGCCTTTGGTCGGAGCCTTCGTCAAGCAGGTGCACGGCGACCGCTTCCGCACGGTGTCCACCTTCGCCTCCGCCATGACGCTGCAGCACACGGCCAAGGCAGTGGTGTTCGGCCTGGCCGGCTTCGCCCTGGGCGAGTGGCTGCCGTTCATCCTGGGCATGATCCTGTGCGGGTTCGTGGGGACCTGGCTGGGCCTGCACGTGCTGCAGCGGCTGAGCAACCGCCGTTTCCAGTTCTTCTTCAACCTGCTGCTGACGGCACTGGCCCTGCGCCTGCTGTGGCAGGCGGCGCAAACCGCCGGCTGGATCAGCTGA
- a CDS encoding transglycosylase SLT domain-containing protein: MPLRTARCLLLLPLLALGASPAAAEKLKDWTSVIRESPYWESQGVYSNILTIRRWILDSSGYCSEIERHILFDRRGQFLGYMNNAPTRQGTQRKLNDTRQRMAANGRADYWVAGDPQTTGYPFALACDQPHVNMDDALARYVGSLPADRIWGDWDDLTFASADDPKSLHAALRYIYDTRNNQQRLNLPAEMPRYLAGQLLIESGGQRKAHSAANARGIMQLSDMVLDDCGISPGNYWHRLAQLDCAMRLTSQNARNLRPAFEARFGKLPPAKRDRLFTLLLVQAYHGGAARVLTLLEDEELAQPAAYFADHPERFSAGDIAFGLVYHNLGRNRLGLSSLYYVADVELAGEALCRLPRMADDTLCADAP, from the coding sequence ATGCCCCTGCGGACAGCCCGTTGCCTGCTGTTGCTGCCCCTGCTTGCCCTCGGTGCCAGCCCGGCCGCCGCGGAGAAACTGAAGGACTGGACCTCGGTGATCCGCGAATCCCCCTACTGGGAAAGCCAGGGGGTCTACAGCAACATCCTCACCATCCGACGCTGGATCCTGGACAGCAGCGGCTACTGCAGCGAGATCGAGCGCCACATCCTCTTCGACCGGCGCGGCCAGTTCCTCGGCTACATGAACAATGCCCCCACCCGGCAGGGCACCCAGCGGAAGCTCAACGACACCCGCCAACGCATGGCGGCCAACGGCCGCGCGGACTACTGGGTGGCGGGCGACCCGCAGACCACCGGTTACCCGTTCGCCCTGGCCTGCGACCAGCCCCACGTCAACATGGATGACGCCCTGGCACGCTATGTGGGCAGCCTGCCGGCGGACCGTATCTGGGGCGACTGGGACGACCTCACCTTCGCCTCCGCCGACGATCCGAAATCGCTGCACGCCGCCCTGCGCTATATCTACGACACCCGCAACAACCAGCAGCGACTCAACCTGCCGGCGGAAATGCCGCGCTATCTGGCGGGTCAGTTGCTGATCGAGAGCGGCGGCCAGCGCAAGGCCCATTCCGCGGCCAATGCCCGTGGCATCATGCAGCTGTCGGACATGGTGCTGGACGATTGCGGTATCAGTCCAGGCAACTACTGGCACCGGCTGGCGCAACTGGACTGCGCCATGCGTCTGACCAGCCAGAACGCCCGCAACCTGCGCCCGGCGTTCGAAGCACGCTTCGGCAAGCTGCCGCCGGCCAAACGCGACCGGCTGTTCACGCTGCTGCTGGTGCAGGCGTATCATGGCGGTGCCGCGCGCGTGCTGACGCTGCTGGAAGATGAGGAACTGGCCCAGCCAGCCGCCTATTTCGCCGATCATCCGGAACGCTTCAGTGCCGGCGACATCGCCTTCGGGCTGGTCTACCACAACCTGGGGCGCAATCGTCTGGGGCTGTCGTCCCTGTATTATGTGGCGGACGTGGAGCTGGCCGGCGAAGCCCTGTGCCGGCTGCCGCGCATGGCCGACGACACGCTCTGTGCCGATGCACCGTAA
- a CDS encoding glutathione peroxidase → MACRLFLGAVIAAASFTVDAACPEWLDHSVNRLRSTETVNFCDLQDGRPMLIVNTASFCGYTGQFRELETVYQTYREQGFTVVGVPSNDFRQEASDPSKTAEVCFVDYGVTFTMTAPQAVKGEGAHPVFRALAERSGAEPGWNFNKYLVSGDGDRVWHFPSRTLPDGPEITAQVEALLK, encoded by the coding sequence ATGGCTTGTCGTCTGTTCCTGGGAGCGGTGATCGCGGCCGCGTCATTCACCGTCGATGCCGCCTGTCCGGAGTGGCTGGACCATTCCGTCAACCGACTGCGGTCCACCGAGACGGTCAATTTCTGCGATCTGCAGGACGGCCGCCCCATGCTGATCGTCAATACCGCCAGTTTCTGTGGCTATACCGGCCAGTTCCGCGAGCTGGAGACGGTCTACCAGACCTATCGCGAACAGGGCTTCACGGTGGTCGGCGTGCCGTCCAACGATTTCCGCCAGGAAGCCTCCGACCCCTCCAAGACCGCCGAAGTCTGTTTCGTCGACTACGGCGTTACCTTCACTATGACCGCGCCCCAGGCCGTGAAGGGGGAGGGCGCCCATCCGGTGTTTCGGGCCCTGGCCGAACGGAGTGGCGCTGAGCCGGGCTGGAATTTCAACAAGTACCTGGTCAGCGGCGATGGCGACCGGGTCTGGCATTTTCCCAGCCGCACATTGCCGGATGGGCCGGAAATCACCGCTCAGGTTGAGGCCCTTCTTAAATAA